GGGCGTTGATCGCCGCGAGCTACGTGAACACCATCAACGCGGCGGCATCGACTGGCGGAGAGCCGCTCAGCGAGGTTCATGCGGCGTGACCGTCATTTTGAGAGTTACACCCTTACGAATACTGAATCCGCGGATCGAGCGCCGAGTACGCGATGTCCGCGAGCAGGTTGCAGACGATCACCAGCGTCGCCGAGATGGTGAGGATGGCCATCAGCACCGGGAAGTCGGCCTTGCCGAGGGAGTCGAAGAAGAGCCGCCCGATGCCCGGCCACGCGAAGATCGTCTCGGTCATGATGGCGCCGCCGAACAGCCCGGGCAAGGCGAGGGCCACGATCGTGACGATCGGGATGAGCGCGTTGCGGAAGGCATGGCGGACGATCACCACGCGCTCGGCCAGGCCCTTGGCCCGGGCCGTGCGGACGAACTCCTGGCGGATGACCTCGAGCATGGAGCTGCGCATGTAGCGGCTCCAGCCCGCGATGTGCACGATGGAGAGCATCGCGACCGGCAGCACCATGTGCCAGAGCAGGTCGAGCAAGCTCTGGTTGCCGACCGAGTACATGCCGCCCGCGGGGAACCAGTGGAGCGTAGCTGCAAAGACCAGCAGCAGCATCACGCCGAACCAGAACACGGGGAGGCTGTAGCCGATGAAGGCGAAGGTGGTGACCAGGAAGTCGAACGCGCTGTACTGCTTGAGGGCCGAGATCACGCCCAGCGTGACGCCGATAGACAGCGAGACCACGAGCGCCGAGCCCATCAGGATGAAGGTGTTGGGCAGGCGCTCGAGGATCATCTCGGCCACCGGGCGGCCGGTGAAGAGCGAGTTGCCCAGGTTGCCCGTGAGCAGCGAGCCGAGCCAGAAGAAGTACTGCACGTACACGGGCTTGTCGAGGCCCATGATGACTTTGATCTTCTCGAGATCCTCGGGCCGCACGCGCGGGTTCTGGGTGTAGGCCGCGAGCGGCCCGCCCGGCATGAGCTGCATCAGGCAGAACAGGATCAGCGTGACCCCCAGCAGCAACGGGATGCTGGTGATCAGCCGGCGGATGACGTACTGACCCATATCGCTACTCCACGTACCATTCCTGGCAGTTCCAGAGGTTGCCCGAGTTGGTCGGGTTGGGGCGGAAGCCCTTCACCCGGTTGTTGACCGCATCCAGCGTGGTCCAGTACAGCATCGGGACCATCGGCATCTCCTCGGCCATGATGGCCTGGATGCGCCTGTAGATCTCCGCCCGCTTGGCCCGATCCACCACGCGAGTGCCCTCCTCGGTCAGTTGGTCCACCTCGGCGTTGCGGAACCGCGTGTAGTTCTGGCCGCCGGGGGGGATCTGCTTCGAGTTCCAGAGCGTGATGTTGTTGGGATCGGGGCTGGTGGTCCAGGCGTACAGGCCCAGGTCGTACTTCCCCGAATGGAGGAGGCCGTCGGGCTTGCCGAAGAGCTTGGGGCCCGGCACGTTGTCGATCCTCAGCTCGATGCCGACCGCCTTGAGGTACTGGATGAGCACCTGTTCGGTCAGTTCCCGCGGCTTGCGGCCCGTCGTGGACGAGATGGTCAGCGACAACCGCTTGCCGTCCTTCATGCGGATCCCGTCGCCGCCGGGTTTCCAGCCGGCCGCGTCGAGGAGTTGCCTGGCTTTCTCCGGATCGAACTGGTTGAGCTTCTCGACCTCGGGATTGTATGCGTACGACAGCGGGAACTGATCGCTGTGCGCGACCTTGTAGAGGCCCTTGTAGATCTTCTTGGAGATCTCCTCCTTGTTGATCGCCAGGCCGATCGCCTTGCGAACCGCCTTTTCGGCCAGCAGGGGATTCTCGTTGTTGAAGTCGATATGCTCGTAGGTAAGAGAGGCGGTCTCGTTGACGGTGACGTCGCCCAGGGCCTTGAGTTGCTCGTACTGGGTGATCGCGGCGCTCTGGTAGATGTCGATGTCGCCGCTCTTGAGTTGCACGAAGGCCGTATTCTCGTCCGGTACGACCTTTAAGATCAGGCCGGCAATCTTCGGCTTGGTCCCGAAGTAGTCGGGATTGGCCTCGTAGCTGATGTGATCGCCCGCGACCCACTCCTTGAACTTGAAAGGCCCTGACCCGATCGGCGCGCGGTTCCACGCGCTATGGTTGAACTTGCTGTCCCCGGGCTTGTCCTCGGTCTTGACGTCGGCCTCCAGCACATGCTTTGGCAGGATCACGCCGAACAGGTTGAGGTATGGCGCATAGACTTCCCTGAACTTGACCACCGCGGTCTGGGCGTCGGGCGTCTCGACCGCGCTGATCTTGTCCCAGCCGTCGCGACTCGTGACGCGGACCGTGGGGTTCAGGTAGGTCTCCCACGTGAATTTCACGTCGGCCGACGTGACGGGCTTGCCGTCGTGCCACTTAGCCGGCTTGAGCTTGTAGGTCACCGTCATGGCCTTGCCGGCCAGGACCACGCCCTTGTTCTCGACGGTGGGCACTTCCGCGGCCAGATCCGGAATGTACTCCATCTTGTCGTTGACGATGATCAGGCCGCTCATCATCGGCGTCGTCGCGTCGCGGGA
This DNA window, taken from Candidatus Tanganyikabacteria bacterium, encodes the following:
- a CDS encoding ABC transporter permease, whose product is MGQYVIRRLITSIPLLLGVTLILFCLMQLMPGGPLAAYTQNPRVRPEDLEKIKVIMGLDKPVYVQYFFWLGSLLTGNLGNSLFTGRPVAEMILERLPNTFILMGSALVVSLSIGVTLGVISALKQYSAFDFLVTTFAFIGYSLPVFWFGVMLLLVFAATLHWFPAGGMYSVGNQSLLDLLWHMVLPVAMLSIVHIAGWSRYMRSSMLEVIRQEFVRTARAKGLAERVVIVRHAFRNALIPIVTIVALALPGLFGGAIMTETIFAWPGIGRLFFDSLGKADFPVLMAILTISATLVIVCNLLADIAYSALDPRIQYS
- a CDS encoding peptide ABC transporter substrate-binding protein, with product MEGDLMVRKHLASILLAISLLAACEPSKKDTAPGGQTGGATIVFQSQQEPDALNTLISDMVASRDATTPMMSGLIIVNDKMEYIPDLAAEVPTVENKGVVLAGKAMTVTYKLKPAKWHDGKPVTSADVKFTWETYLNPTVRVTSRDGWDKISAVETPDAQTAVVKFREVYAPYLNLFGVILPKHVLEADVKTEDKPGDSKFNHSAWNRAPIGSGPFKFKEWVAGDHISYEANPDYFGTKPKIAGLILKVVPDENTAFVQLKSGDIDIYQSAAITQYEQLKALGDVTVNETASLTYEHIDFNNENPLLAEKAVRKAIGLAINKEEISKKIYKGLYKVAHSDQFPLSYAYNPEVEKLNQFDPEKARQLLDAAGWKPGGDGIRMKDGKRLSLTISSTTGRKPRELTEQVLIQYLKAVGIELRIDNVPGPKLFGKPDGLLHSGKYDLGLYAWTTSPDPNNITLWNSKQIPPGGQNYTRFRNAEVDQLTEEGTRVVDRAKRAEIYRRIQAIMAEEMPMVPMLYWTTLDAVNNRVKGFRPNPTNSGNLWNCQEWYVE